One window of Candidatus Tokpelaia hoelldoblerii genomic DNA carries:
- the rimO gene encoding Ribosomal protein S12 methylthiotransferase RimO (bhsal09240) — MSAPRISFVSLGCPKALVDSERIITSLRAEGYEISPQHQGADLVIVNTCGFLDSARNESLDNIGEALRDNGRVIVTGCLGADPDIIRKTHPDVLAITGPQDYESVMQAVHQAAPPLHNPYVDLVPEQGIKLTPRHYAYLKISEGCSNRCSFCIIPQLRGGLVSRPAGDILREAEKLAKAGVKELLVISQDTSAYGIDLKYAQSPWKDRQVKAKFLDLARELGDMGMWIRMHYVYPYPHVDEVIELMAEGKILPYLDIPFQHASPQVLRNMKRPAHMEKTNERIARWREICPDLALRSTFIVGFPGETEEDFELLLDWLEETEIDRAGCFKYEAVKGAVANDLNLAPVPEEVKEERWHRFMATQQAISADILAQKVGMELPVIIDETDGKTIKGRSCYDAPEIDGNVFVTAKTPLKAGDIITVKIDGSDAYDLFGTAV; from the coding sequence ATGTCTGCACCACGTATCAGTTTTGTATCTCTTGGCTGCCCCAAGGCACTGGTTGATTCTGAACGCATTATCACCAGCCTGCGGGCAGAAGGATATGAAATTTCCCCCCAACATCAAGGGGCTGATCTGGTTATTGTCAACACCTGCGGCTTTCTTGATTCAGCCCGCAATGAATCTCTTGACAATATTGGCGAAGCCCTGCGGGACAATGGCCGCGTTATTGTCACCGGCTGCCTGGGGGCTGATCCTGATATCATCCGCAAAACCCACCCGGATGTTCTGGCCATCACCGGCCCGCAGGACTATGAAAGTGTCATGCAGGCCGTGCATCAGGCCGCACCGCCCTTGCACAACCCCTATGTTGACCTTGTACCGGAACAGGGTATCAAACTGACACCGCGCCATTATGCTTACCTGAAAATTTCAGAAGGCTGCTCAAACCGTTGTTCTTTCTGCATTATTCCACAATTGCGCGGCGGCCTTGTTTCGCGCCCTGCCGGTGATATCCTGCGTGAGGCGGAAAAACTGGCCAAAGCAGGTGTCAAGGAATTGCTGGTTATCTCACAGGATACAAGCGCTTATGGTATTGACCTCAAATACGCACAGAGCCCATGGAAAGACCGGCAGGTCAAGGCAAAGTTTCTTGACCTCGCCCGCGAGCTTGGCGATATGGGGATGTGGATTCGCATGCACTATGTTTATCCTTATCCGCATGTGGATGAGGTGATCGAATTGATGGCCGAGGGTAAAATCCTGCCCTATCTTGATATTCCGTTTCAGCATGCGTCACCGCAGGTCCTGCGCAATATGAAACGCCCGGCGCATATGGAAAAAACCAATGAGCGTATCGCCAGATGGCGGGAGATCTGCCCCGACCTTGCTCTGCGTTCGACCTTTATTGTCGGCTTTCCGGGTGAGACAGAGGAAGACTTTGAACTTTTGCTCGACTGGCTGGAAGAGACGGAAATTGACCGCGCCGGCTGCTTCAAATATGAAGCTGTTAAAGGAGCGGTGGCTAATGATCTGAACCTTGCTCCCGTGCCGGAAGAGGTGAAAGAAGAGCGCTGGCATCGTTTCATGGCCACCCAGCAAGCCATTTCGGCGGATATTCTGGCACAGAAGGTCGGCATGGAATTGCCTGTCATCATTGATGAAACGGATGGGAAAACCATCAAGGGCCGCAGCTGCTATGACGCGCCGGAAATTGACGGCAATGTGTTTGTGACAGCAAAAACGCCGCTCAAGGCAGGTGATATTATCACCGTCAAAATTGACGGCTCCGACGCTTATGACCTTTTTGGCACGGCCGTTTAA
- the ate gene encoding Putative arginyl-tRNA--protein transferase (bhsal09250) produces the protein MTEQTLKTGQFYITAPSPCPYLAEKFERKVFTPVPPVAANAAVINAALTLQGFRRSQNIIYRPLCEGCQACVSVRVPVAEFKPDKTMRRLYKTNADIVVEIIAPQASQEQYTLFKAYLAARHATGSMADMTFSDYAMMVGDSAVNCNLIEYRRAPDSTNRSGKLVGVALTDNLPDGCSMVYSFYDPAEKKRSLGTYIILEHIHRTAQNALPYVYLGYWVEGSDKMHYKIRFQPQEHLGKGGWRR, from the coding sequence ATGACTGAACAAACCCTGAAAACAGGGCAATTTTATATAACAGCCCCTTCTCCCTGCCCTTATCTGGCGGAGAAGTTCGAGCGCAAGGTTTTTACCCCCGTGCCGCCAGTCGCCGCCAATGCGGCTGTTATCAATGCGGCCCTGACACTTCAGGGCTTCAGGCGCTCGCAAAACATCATATACCGCCCCCTGTGCGAAGGGTGCCAGGCCTGTGTCTCGGTACGCGTTCCTGTTGCAGAATTCAAACCCGACAAAACCATGAGGCGACTTTATAAAACCAATGCCGATATTGTCGTAGAAATTATCGCACCCCAGGCAAGCCAGGAGCAATATACACTGTTCAAGGCTTATCTGGCCGCCCGCCATGCCACCGGCAGCATGGCGGATATGACATTCAGCGATTATGCGATGATGGTCGGTGACAGCGCTGTCAACTGCAATCTGATTGAATACCGGCGCGCGCCGGACAGCACGAACAGGAGCGGCAAACTGGTCGGCGTTGCCCTGACGGATAATCTGCCGGATGGCTGTTCCATGGTTTATTCCTTTTATGATCCGGCTGAAAAAAAGCGCTCGCTCGGCACCTATATCATTCTGGAACATATCCACCGCACCGCACAAAACGCCCTGCCTTATGTGTATCTCGGCTATTGGGTAGAGGGGTCGGACAAAATGCACTATAAAATCCGCTTTCAGCCACAGGAACACCTCGGCAAAGGCGGCTGGCGGCGGTGA
- the lexA gene encoding LexA repressor (bhsal09230) — translation MLTRKQHQLLLFIYEQMQQTGISPSYDEMKEALDLASKSGIHRLITALEERGFIRRLPNRARALEVIRLPDSTPAQADEAGRQPQTAAQTTTHSRRPAGKKPSVDMDGAANINVPVMGRIAAGVPISAIQHQTQTLSLPADMIGSGEHYALEVKGDSMIDAGIFDGDTVIIRRTGSAHPGEIIVALVDDEEATLKRYRRAGNIIMLEAENPAYETRRLELGRVKIQGCLAGLLRRY, via the coding sequence ATGCTCACCCGGAAACAACATCAACTTTTGCTGTTTATTTATGAGCAAATGCAACAGACAGGCATTTCCCCTTCCTATGACGAGATGAAGGAAGCGCTTGATCTTGCTTCCAAATCAGGCATTCACCGGCTGATTACAGCGCTGGAAGAGCGGGGGTTTATCCGCCGCCTGCCCAACCGCGCCCGCGCGCTGGAGGTGATTCGCCTGCCTGATTCTACTCCTGCCCAAGCTGATGAAGCAGGCAGGCAGCCGCAAACGGCTGCTCAGACCACCACACACAGCCGCCGGCCCGCCGGTAAAAAACCGTCGGTTGATATGGACGGCGCGGCAAATATCAATGTACCGGTTATGGGACGGATTGCCGCCGGAGTGCCGATATCAGCCATCCAGCACCAGACGCAGACACTTTCCCTGCCGGCAGACATGATTGGCAGCGGTGAACATTATGCGCTGGAAGTCAAAGGCGATTCGATGATTGATGCCGGTATTTTTGACGGTGATACGGTGATTATCCGCCGCACCGGTTCCGCCCATCCGGGAGAAATCATTGTGGCGCTGGTGGATGATGAAGAAGCAACTTTAAAGCGCTACCGCCGCGCCGGCAACATAATTATGCTGGAGGCAGAAAACCCGGCTTATGAAACCCGCAGGCTGGAGCTTGGCCGCGTTAAAATTCAGGGGTGTCTTGCCGGCTTGCTCCGGCGGTATTAA